Proteins encoded by one window of Hyphomicrobium nitrativorans NL23:
- the rpoZ gene encoding DNA-directed RNA polymerase subunit omega: MARVTVEDCVDKVPNRFELVLLAAHRARSIANGSAITIDPDNDKNPVVALREIAERTIPPEDMRESLIHSIQKNVEVDEPEAAAAPSLPQERRSPVLGRDDQSSDTEVDVLTEEQLLRGLESMTPSEPSSNGAGGPRERGR, encoded by the coding sequence ATGGCACGCGTCACAGTCGAAGATTGCGTCGACAAGGTCCCGAACCGCTTTGAGCTGGTTTTGCTCGCGGCCCATCGCGCGCGGTCGATCGCCAACGGCAGTGCGATCACGATCGACCCGGACAACGACAAGAACCCGGTCGTCGCCCTGCGCGAGATCGCCGAGCGGACCATTCCGCCGGAGGATATGCGCGAGAGCTTGATTCACTCGATCCAGAAGAACGTCGAGGTGGATGAGCCCGAGGCTGCCGCGGCGCCGTCCCTGCCGCAGGAGCGCCGGAGCCCTGTGCTGGGCCGCGACGACCAGTCGTCCGACACCGAAGTCGATGTGCTGACCGAGGAGCAGCTTCTGCGCGGCCTCGAAAGCATGACGCCGTCGGAGCCGTCCTCCAACGGCGCTGGCGGCCCGCGCGAACGTGGCCGCTAG
- a CDS encoding NYN domain-containing protein, with protein sequence MHFYQGERIALFIDGANLYATSKALGFDVDYKRLLALFRQKSHLVRALYYTALSEDQEYSSIRPLIDWLDYNGFTMVTKPTKEFTDASGRRKVKGNMDIELAVDAMRLADTLDHIVLFSGDGDFRGLVAALQQKGKRVSVVSTLQTQPAMVADELRRQADQFIDLADLEQIIGRDASARVARSTRQGPRDPHSYHDNDDVSQDA encoded by the coding sequence ATGCACTTCTACCAAGGCGAGCGCATCGCTCTCTTTATTGATGGCGCCAATCTTTACGCCACCTCGAAGGCTCTGGGATTTGATGTTGATTACAAGCGATTACTCGCTTTGTTCCGTCAGAAATCCCATTTGGTCCGCGCGCTTTACTATACGGCTCTTTCGGAGGACCAGGAGTATTCGTCCATCCGGCCCCTTATCGACTGGCTCGATTACAATGGCTTTACCATGGTGACCAAGCCCACCAAGGAATTCACCGACGCCTCCGGCCGCCGCAAGGTGAAGGGCAACATGGATATCGAGCTGGCGGTGGACGCCATGCGGCTCGCCGATACACTCGACCACATCGTGCTGTTTTCGGGGGACGGGGATTTTCGCGGCCTCGTGGCCGCCCTTCAGCAGAAGGGCAAGCGGGTCAGCGTCGTCTCGACGCTCCAGACCCAGCCCGCCATGGTCGCGGACGAGCTTCGGCGCCAGGCCGACCAGTTCATCGATCTCGCCGATCTTGAGCAGATCATCGGACGCGATGCCTCGGCCCGGGTGGCCCGCTCCACCCGTCAGGGTCCGCGGGACCCCCATTCCTATCATGACAACGACGATGTGTCGCAGGACGCATAG